In the genome of Mesosutterella faecium, the window ATGTCGCCCGTCACCACGATGAGATCGGGCTTCAGGGTCTGCGCAGCCCCGACGATCCTCACGATCCGCCTGTGGGCGAACAGGGGCGAGAGATGCACGTCGGTGAGCTGCACGATCCGAAGGCCGTCCATCGAGGAGGGAAGACGGGGAATCGGAATCTCGACCTCGCGGATGAGGGGCAGGCGCTGGGTTTGCCAGGTTCCGTAGGCCGCGCCCGCGAAGGCGAGGAAGGCGAAGAAGGCGGGAAGGGCTGCTGAACGCTTCCGCTCGGGTGCGAAGGAAAGGCTGAAGGAGTCGCCCGAAATCCGGCGGCGGATTTTTCCTGCGGCCCAGCGCAGAGAGAGCCACAGGTCGCGCAGCACGAGCAGGAGCGTCTCAAGAAAGGCCGCGGAGAAAAAGAAGCCTGAGACGACAATCGCGATGTGCATGCCGTCGCCCCAGGGCCTCGTGATGCCCATCACGACGAGGATCGGGTAGACGGCGTAGGACAGGGCGGCCAAAGCGGCGGAGGCAATCTGCAGCAGGCCTCTGCCCCGCAAAAGGCAATAGGTCCTAAGCGCCGTGTAAAGGCCCAGCGCGCCAAGCGCCCAGTAGTAAGAGGTGTACATGTCTCGAAGTCCCCGGAGTCCGCGGCGGCGAAGAAAACACCGGCAGGCCGCGGCTCTGTTGAAGGATGCGGAAATTTTATCTTCGCGAAGCCGCCCCCGCCAGCCCGCAGCAGCCCCGGATTCCTGCGGACCGAGGGGCTTTTGAGGGGATAAACGCTCGGGCTTTCCCCCTCTCCGGCCCGGTGCCGCTTCAGGGACCGGCCGACAAAAAAGCCTCCGGTCCTTGAAGGATCAGAGGCTTTGGCGCTGTTTTTTGCCGGCGTGGGGCAGTGAGCTGCCCCGGGCCGGCCACAAAAAAAGCGGGATTACTTCGCGGCGATCGCCTTGATGGCGGCCGACAGGCGGCTCTTCTGGCGGGCGGCGGCGTTCTTGTGCAGAACGTGGCGGCAGGCGAGGCGGTCGAGGATGCCGGAGGTCTTCTTGAACTCTTCGGCGGCGGCAGCCTTGTCGCCGGCGGCGACGAGCTTCTCAACCGCCTTGATGGCGGTGCGGTAGCGGGTGCGCTGGGCGGTGAGGCGGAGATTGTGTTCGACGGCCTGGCGGACGCGCTTGCGGGCCTGTTTGGTGTTAGCCATTTTTCAGTTTCCTTTTAATTTGCCCGGTGGAATCTCGATCCCAGTGGGGCTTATGAGTAAAAAAGATTTTCCGAAGCCCGGAAAACCCGAAAGAATGAATTATGTCAGAAAAAGCGGTCGAAGGCAAAGTCTGCGACAGCGCCCAAAGCAGGAGAAAGCGCCGAAGGGTAGACTAAGCCATCCATTTTTTCCAGGAGGCATGGGCGCGGCCGCCTCCGTTGCGCCTGCGCCCCGTTTGTCTTTTCGCCATGAGTCTGCTTCGATCCGCCGCCTCGGTTTCGCTCCTGACGCTTCTGTCGCGCATCACCGGCGTGATCCGTGACATGCTGATCTCCCGCTATTTCGGCGCGACGATCGAAACCGATGCCTTCTACGTCGCCTTCAGGCTGCCCAACATGCTGCGAAGGCTCTTTGCCGAAGGCGCTTTCCAGCAGGCCTTCGTCCCCATGGTGGCCTCGGTGCGGGCGACCGAGGGCGAGCAGCGCACCAAGACCTTCGTGGACCATGTCTTTTCAGTGCTCGCCCCCTCGGTGGTGGCCGTGAGCATTCTCGGGGTGCTGTTCGCCCCCG includes:
- the rpsT gene encoding 30S ribosomal protein S20 codes for the protein MANTKQARKRVRQAVEHNLRLTAQRTRYRTAIKAVEKLVAAGDKAAAAEEFKKTSGILDRLACRHVLHKNAAARQKSRLSAAIKAIAAK
- a CDS encoding metallophosphoesterase, encoding MYTSYYWALGALGLYTALRTYCLLRGRGLLQIASAALAALSYAVYPILVVMGITRPWGDGMHIAIVVSGFFFSAAFLETLLLVLRDLWLSLRWAAGKIRRRISGDSFSLSFAPERKRSAALPAFFAFLAFAGAAYGTWQTQRLPLIREVEIPIPRLPSSMDGLRIVQLTDVHLSPLFAHRRIVRIVGAAQTLKPDLIVVTGDIADGTPQARLADVRVLAGLQKSAPVVMVPGNHDYYVDFAAWRECYRSLGLPLLENSSMRLTLRGGAVTVAGLTDRSGELRGFPGPDISKALSGAAPDALRIALIHRPEDPAPQADPRWKVDLELAGHTHGSQMLFLWPMVALQNHGYVHGLYRFGSMPLYVSAGFGLWSGAPMRLGVPPELTLITLRSAQTSK